One genomic segment of Occultella kanbiaonis includes these proteins:
- the yidC gene encoding membrane protein insertase YidC — MGFFDSLLWPIKVAVAWIMVRAHDVLTWLGMDPAGGWTWLLSIVALVVVIRILLIPLFVRQIKASRGMQLVQPEIQKLQKKYKGKTDPASRQAQQQEMMAIYKEAGTSPFASCLPILAQMPIFFALFRVLASLEAVATGTYARDSIGPLTQDLAAQAESSEIFGASLSSTFLGSDDLAVKFVTAALIIIMSATTLFTQRQLTMKNMPQSALDNPMARQQRMLMYILPLVFAFSGVNFPIGVLVYWSTSNLWSMGQQWFVIRNSPAPGSEAEKAYKDRQARKAKRRGKTLEDDGAAAPGEAGTDTLTIGTSGQRQQPKRNSPRSKRAGGRPAAVSAAGAGEQESEPEPVAEPAPSPSSKSTKPKK; from the coding sequence ATGGGCTTCTTCGACAGTTTGCTGTGGCCGATCAAGGTTGCGGTCGCGTGGATCATGGTCCGCGCGCACGACGTGTTGACCTGGCTCGGGATGGATCCGGCGGGTGGCTGGACCTGGCTGCTCTCCATCGTGGCGCTGGTCGTCGTCATCCGAATCCTGCTGATCCCGCTTTTCGTGCGCCAGATCAAGGCCTCCCGCGGCATGCAGCTCGTGCAGCCGGAGATCCAGAAGCTGCAGAAGAAGTACAAGGGGAAGACGGACCCGGCGTCCCGCCAGGCGCAGCAGCAGGAGATGATGGCCATCTACAAGGAGGCCGGAACGTCGCCGTTCGCCTCCTGTCTGCCGATCCTGGCGCAGATGCCGATCTTCTTCGCGTTGTTCCGTGTGCTCGCCTCCCTGGAGGCGGTGGCGACCGGTACGTACGCACGTGACAGCATCGGTCCGCTGACGCAGGATCTCGCCGCCCAGGCGGAGTCCTCCGAGATCTTCGGGGCGTCGCTGTCCTCGACGTTCCTCGGCTCGGACGATCTCGCCGTGAAGTTCGTGACGGCAGCGTTGATCATCATCATGTCGGCCACGACGCTGTTCACCCAGCGCCAGCTGACGATGAAGAACATGCCGCAGTCCGCACTCGACAACCCGATGGCGCGGCAGCAGCGGATGCTGATGTACATCCTGCCGCTGGTGTTCGCCTTCTCCGGTGTGAACTTCCCGATCGGTGTGCTGGTCTACTGGTCCACCTCGAACCTGTGGTCGATGGGTCAGCAGTGGTTCGTGATCAGGAACTCGCCGGCACCCGGTTCCGAGGCCGAGAAGGCGTACAAGGACCGGCAGGCCCGTAAGGCCAAGCGGCGCGGCAAGACGCTGGAGGACGACGGCGCTGCCGCCCCCGGCGAAGCAGGCACCGACACTCTGACCATCGGCACCAGTGGCCAGCGGCAGCAGCCGAAGCGGAACAGCCCGCGTTCCAAGCGGGCCGGCGGCCGCCCGGCCGCCGTCTCGGCAGCCGGGGCAGGTG
- the yidD gene encoding membrane protein insertion efficiency factor YidD, protein MTRPHGEAPEPSSAEPSDTETVRRRVWNPLTWLLTGLVRGYQLIVSPWFAPTCRYYPSCSAYAIDALTKRGPIVGTGLAIWRVLRCNPWSAGGVDHVPARRSSDHHGHTHRSTDRRARTLVGRPASLGSPPRA, encoded by the coding sequence ATGACGCGGCCGCACGGCGAGGCCCCGGAGCCATCCAGCGCGGAGCCCTCCGACACGGAGACGGTTCGTCGACGGGTCTGGAACCCGCTGACATGGTTGCTGACGGGACTTGTCCGCGGCTACCAGTTGATCGTGTCGCCCTGGTTCGCACCCACCTGCCGCTACTACCCGAGCTGCTCCGCCTACGCTATCGATGCGCTGACCAAGCGTGGCCCGATCGTGGGGACTGGGCTCGCGATCTGGCGGGTGTTGCGCTGCAATCCCTGGTCGGCCGGCGGCGTGGACCACGTACCGGCCCGACGATCCAGCGACCATCACGGTCACACCCACCGCAGCACCGACCGACGAGCACGTACCCTCGTCGGTAGACCTGCCAGCCTGGGCTCGCCTCCGCGAGCCTGA
- the rnpA gene encoding ribonuclease P protein component yields MLPAQHRMRHGDEFADAIRFGARSGTPRVVVHYRGSTRAEPARVGFVVSKAVGGAVQRNLVKRRLRAISASCLGTFPAGSSVVVRALPPAAAATYPELERDVVRCLDRSARVEVKR; encoded by the coding sequence GTGCTGCCGGCACAGCACCGGATGCGTCACGGTGACGAGTTCGCCGACGCGATCCGGTTCGGTGCCCGCAGCGGCACGCCACGAGTCGTGGTGCACTATCGAGGATCCACCCGAGCCGAGCCGGCTCGGGTGGGTTTTGTTGTGTCCAAGGCCGTTGGCGGCGCGGTTCAGCGGAACCTGGTGAAGCGTCGCCTGCGCGCGATCAGCGCATCCTGCCTCGGGACGTTCCCGGCAGGGAGCTCGGTGGTGGTGCGGGCGCTGCCGCCGGCTGCCGCCGCGACCTATCCGGAACTGGAACGCGACGTGGTGCGTTGTCTGGACAGGAGCGCACGTGTGGAGGTGAAGCGATGA
- the rpmH gene encoding 50S ribosomal protein L34, with the protein MSKRTFQPNNRRRAKVHGFRLRMRTRAGRSILAARRRKGRSALSA; encoded by the coding sequence GTGAGCAAGCGGACCTTCCAGCCGAACAACCGGCGCCGAGCCAAGGTGCACGGCTTCCGACTGCGTATGCGCACCCGCGCTGGTCGCTCGATCCTGGCGGCTCGTCGCCGCAAGGGCCGCAGCGCGCTGTCTGCCTGA